A part of Rhinoderma darwinii isolate aRhiDar2 chromosome 1, aRhiDar2.hap1, whole genome shotgun sequence genomic DNA contains:
- the DAZAP1 gene encoding DAZ-associated protein 1 isoform X3, with protein MNNQGGDEIGKLFVGGLDWSTTQETLRSYFSQYGEVVDCVIMKDKTTNQSRGFGFVKFKDPNCVGTVLASRPHTLDGRNIDPKPCTPRGMQPERTRPRDGWQQKSPRSDSNKSSKIFVGGIPHNCGEAELRDYFKRFGVVTEVVMIYDAEKQRPRGFGFITFEDEQSVDQAVNMHFHDIMGKKVEVKRAEPRDSKSQSSGPAGSNQWGSRGMQSAANGWTGQAPATWPQSYSPQGMWMPAGQTIVFSTGGYGPPAGRGAAPPPPPFPFIVSTPQGGYPAQGFPQGYATPPPFGYGYGPPPPPPDQFVPSGVPPPPGTPGAAPLAFPPPPGQSAQDLSKPPGGQQDFAFSQFGNACFVKLSEWI; from the exons AAACCCTGCGCAGTTACTTCTCCCAGTATGGAGAAGTCGTTGACTGTGTGATAATGAAAGACAAAACAACAAATCAGTCAAGAGGATTTGGGTTCGTAAAATTTAAAGATCCCAACTGTGTTGGCACAGTCCTGGCCAGCAGACCTCACACGCTGGATGGCAGAAAT attgatCCAAAGCCCTGCACTCCTCGGGGAATGCAACCTGAAAGGACCAGGCCAAGAGATGGATGG CAACAGAAGAGCCCTAGAAGTGACAGCAATAAATCTAGCAAGATATTTGTGGGTGGAATTCCACATAACTGTGGGGAAGCTGAACTGAGAGATTACTTCAAGCGCTTTGGAGTG GTGACTGAAGTTGTGATGATTTATGATGCAGAGAAGCAGAGGCCGAGAG GTTTTGGATTTATAACTTTCGAGGACGAACAATCAGTGGACCAGGCTGTCAACATGCATTTTCACGACATCATGGGCAAAAAA GTGGAAGTGAAACGTGCTGAGCCTCGCGATAGTAAAAGCCAATCATCTGGACCTGCAGGTTCTAACCAGTGGGGAAGTAGAGGAATGCAGAGCGCAGCCAATGGATGGACAGGACAGGCTCCTGCCACGTGGCCACAAAGCTACAGTCCACAAG GTATGTGGATGCCAGCTGGGCAGACAATTG TCTTCTCCACAGGCGGGTATGGGCCTCCTGCAGGCCGGGGTGCTGCTCCTCCACCTCCGCCTTTCCCCTTCATAGTGTCAACACCACAAGGAGGATATCCTGCCCAAGGCTTTCCACAAGGATATGCAACACCACCTCCATTTg GCTATGGCTATGGcccaccccctccccctcctgatCAGTTCGTCCCATCAGGAGTTCCACCACCACCTGGTACTCCAGGAGCAGCGCCACTGGCGTTCCCTCCACCACCAGGGCAGTCAGCTCAGGATCTCAGTAAACCCCCTGGTGGTCAGCAAGACTTTGCTTTTAGCCAGTTTG GAAATGCCTGCTTTGTGAAATTGTCCGAGTGGATTTGA
- the DAZAP1 gene encoding DAZ-associated protein 1 isoform X4, translating to MNNQGGDEIGKLFVGGLDWSTTQETLRSYFSQYGEVVDCVIMKDKTTNQSRGFGFVKFKDPNCVGTVLASRPHTLDGRNIDPKPCTPRGMQPERTRPRDGWQQKSPRSDSNKSSKIFVGGIPHNCGEAELRDYFKRFGVVTEVVMIYDAEKQRPRGFGFITFEDEQSVDQAVNMHFHDIMGKKVEVKRAEPRDSKSQSSGPAGSNQWGSRGMQSAANGWTGQAPATWPQSYSPQGMWMPAGQTIGGYGPPAGRGAAPPPPPFPFIVSTPQGGYPAQGFPQGYATPPPFGYGYGPPPPPPDQFVPSGVPPPPGTPGAAPLAFPPPPGQSAQDLSKPPGGQQDFAFSQFGNACFVKLSEWI from the exons AAACCCTGCGCAGTTACTTCTCCCAGTATGGAGAAGTCGTTGACTGTGTGATAATGAAAGACAAAACAACAAATCAGTCAAGAGGATTTGGGTTCGTAAAATTTAAAGATCCCAACTGTGTTGGCACAGTCCTGGCCAGCAGACCTCACACGCTGGATGGCAGAAAT attgatCCAAAGCCCTGCACTCCTCGGGGAATGCAACCTGAAAGGACCAGGCCAAGAGATGGATGG CAACAGAAGAGCCCTAGAAGTGACAGCAATAAATCTAGCAAGATATTTGTGGGTGGAATTCCACATAACTGTGGGGAAGCTGAACTGAGAGATTACTTCAAGCGCTTTGGAGTG GTGACTGAAGTTGTGATGATTTATGATGCAGAGAAGCAGAGGCCGAGAG GTTTTGGATTTATAACTTTCGAGGACGAACAATCAGTGGACCAGGCTGTCAACATGCATTTTCACGACATCATGGGCAAAAAA GTGGAAGTGAAACGTGCTGAGCCTCGCGATAGTAAAAGCCAATCATCTGGACCTGCAGGTTCTAACCAGTGGGGAAGTAGAGGAATGCAGAGCGCAGCCAATGGATGGACAGGACAGGCTCCTGCCACGTGGCCACAAAGCTACAGTCCACAAG GTATGTGGATGCCAGCTGGGCAGACAATTG GCGGGTATGGGCCTCCTGCAGGCCGGGGTGCTGCTCCTCCACCTCCGCCTTTCCCCTTCATAGTGTCAACACCACAAGGAGGATATCCTGCCCAAGGCTTTCCACAAGGATATGCAACACCACCTCCATTTg GCTATGGCTATGGcccaccccctccccctcctgatCAGTTCGTCCCATCAGGAGTTCCACCACCACCTGGTACTCCAGGAGCAGCGCCACTGGCGTTCCCTCCACCACCAGGGCAGTCAGCTCAGGATCTCAGTAAACCCCCTGGTGGTCAGCAAGACTTTGCTTTTAGCCAGTTTG GAAATGCCTGCTTTGTGAAATTGTCCGAGTGGATTTGA